In Pseudomonadota bacterium, one DNA window encodes the following:
- a CDS encoding (Fe-S)-binding protein, translating into VAQATANILKKAGVDFGILGTKENCCGESIRKTGNEELFKRLARENIKTFIENGVKKILVSSPHCYHTFKNEYPEFKVNFEVVHISQYLFELINEGRLEITREYGKKVTYHDPCYLGRHNGIYDEPRGVLKKIPGLELFEMDESRKDSLCCGMGGGRVWMETLKDERFSNLRLEQAIGVGAEVLATSCPYCITALEDSRLVLNYGEVIEVKDITEILQEVI; encoded by the coding sequence GTAGCTCAAGCCACGGCCAATATCCTGAAAAAGGCAGGGGTAGATTTCGGGATACTGGGTACCAAGGAGAATTGCTGCGGAGAAAGCATTCGCAAGACAGGCAATGAGGAATTATTCAAACGCTTAGCCCGGGAAAACATCAAAACTTTTATCGAAAATGGGGTGAAGAAGATCCTTGTTTCTTCTCCACATTGCTACCACACCTTCAAAAACGAGTATCCTGAATTCAAGGTGAACTTTGAGGTGGTTCATATCTCCCAATATTTATTCGAGCTTATTAATGAAGGGAGACTTGAGATCACCAGGGAGTATGGGAAGAAAGTTACCTATCATGACCCATGTTACCTGGGTCGACATAATGGCATATATGACGAACCCCGAGGGGTCTTAAAGAAGATACCTGGTTTAGAGTTGTTTGAGATGGATGAGTCGCGGAAAGATAGCCTCTGTTGCGGAATGGGAGGAGGCAGGGTTTGGATGGAAACACTAAAGGATGAAAGATTCTCCAACCTCAGATTAGAACAAGCCATTGGGGTTGGGGCTGAGGTGCTGGCTACTTCCTGCCCCTATTGCATCACCGCTCTTGAGGATAGCAGGTTAGTCCTGAATTATGGTGAGGTCATAGAGGTTAAGGACATCACGGAGATTCTCCAGGAAGTTATTTAG
- the fdhD gene encoding formate dehydrogenase accessory sulfurtransferase FdhD, translating into MKKLNMQEAIDVSDLKGVEPNIVCDRFSDEGWVRTSVHVPTEMQLTVYVNRQELVTILCTPTKLNCLVIGFLYAEGIILSLGDVASMRVCEDDSLADVMLSNPEYELPTLKRTLTSGCGGGATFKTQGQRVDSDLVVTPREVLSLMKQLIEQMELYRLSGGVHASALSDTKNLIVVAEDIGRHNTFYKIQGECLLRGISIRDRLLLSTGRVSSEMLLKVAGMQVPVVVSRTSPTGRGISLARELGIALVGYARGRRLTVYSHPERLGCPTN; encoded by the coding sequence ATGAAGAAGCTAAACATGCAAGAAGCGATTGACGTATCGGATCTGAAAGGTGTCGAACCAAACATAGTCTGCGATCGCTTTTCGGACGAGGGATGGGTCAGGACCTCAGTTCATGTGCCTACCGAGATGCAGCTCACAGTCTATGTAAATCGCCAGGAACTGGTCACCATCCTGTGCACTCCAACCAAGCTGAATTGCCTTGTCATCGGATTCCTTTACGCAGAGGGAATCATCTTAAGTCTCGGCGACGTGGCGAGCATGCGGGTGTGTGAGGATGATTCGCTGGCCGATGTGATGCTCTCTAACCCCGAGTATGAATTGCCAACGCTGAAACGGACACTCACCTCTGGCTGCGGTGGCGGTGCAACTTTCAAAACTCAGGGACAGAGGGTTGATTCGGATCTTGTTGTTACACCAAGGGAAGTGCTATCACTGATGAAGCAGCTTATAGAGCAGATGGAGCTGTATCGGCTTTCTGGTGGCGTGCACGCCTCAGCTCTGTCCGATACCAAGAACCTGATAGTAGTGGCTGAGGATATCGGACGACATAACACCTTCTACAAGATCCAGGGCGAATGTCTATTGAGGGGAATATCAATCAGAGATCGACTGCTACTGAGCACCGGTCGCGTTTCGTCCGAGATGTTGCTCAAAGTGGCAGGGATGCAGGTCCCGGTTGTTGTTTCGCGGACCTCGCCGACGGGACGCGGCATTTCGCTTGCCCGTGAACTGGGCATTGCCCTGGTTGGCTATGCGCGTGGCAGACGTCTTACGGTGTATTCACACCCGGAGCGACTTGGCTGCCCAACAAATTAA
- a CDS encoding FAD-dependent oxidoreductase: MEKEQIQQLCKSLGDSNFGDVMVVGGGISGIQASLDLATAGFKVYLVEKEPSIGGHMAQLDKTFPTNDCSMUILAPKLVEVGRHPNIEVLTYTEVDSVVGESGNFNVTLIKKPRYIIESKCTGCTTCVEYCPVKYPDQYNQEISKNKAVHVYFAQAIPLVTYIDESCLYLKENKCRICEAVCKNNAIDLKQAPEKVEINVGAIILSPGLEPFDPKVREEYRYGEFVNVVTGMDYERLLCATGPYEGEILRASDKKHPHKIAWIQCVGSRQVIEGGNSYCSAVCCTYAQKHVILTKDHDAEAECTIFHNDIRSYGKDFERFYERTEKLPGVRFIRSYTSIVKENPETRNVTIRYSTPDDGVKEEEFDMVVLSIGLNPPADVKGLAKKYGIELDPHDFCKLNPVNPMETNRPGIFVSGGFQGPIDIPESVFSASGASSQCGELLDYRRGNLDKERIYPPERDVSGEEPRIGVFVCHCGANIGRIVNVPSTVEYALTLPNVVYAQEQLFSCATNSAQEITDKTKEKGLNRVVVAACSPRTLEPLFRDTVREAGINQYYYEMANIREHNSWVHSKEKEEATEKAQDIIRMSVARACHLEPLQEFDLPVNKTALVVGGGIAGMNCALSIANQGHEVYLLEKDTNLGGIARRIHSTLEGLDVQAYLRDLMRKVYQHPLVHVYTDAIITEATGYVGNFVTRVKSERGVTEIKHGAAVIAIGADVYTPTEYLYGEDDRVMTHLELDERINKGEEKVINAESLVMIQCVGCRQEDRNYCSRICCSESIKNALKLKEINPKMDIYILFRDMRTYGFKEDYYREAADKDVKFIRYEPEDKPQVKPGKSDEGRPVLKVTATDYILGKKLELDADIIALAAAVVPSAATKEVAGQFKVTLSPDGFFKEAHVKLRPVEFATDGVYLCGLAHYPKFIQETINQAYGAAGRALTLLSHDTVVASGSVCEVNESKCMGCGACISVCTYGALEFRDTKQGKKAVVNPVLCKGDGLCNSKCPTGAISLKHYTDEELLSEIDAAVGDV; this comes from the coding sequence TTGGAAAAAGAACAAATTCAACAGCTTTGTAAAAGTCTTGGAGACAGTAATTTTGGAGACGTAATGGTTGTTGGTGGAGGGATCAGCGGTATTCAAGCCTCTCTTGATCTTGCCACTGCTGGTTTTAAGGTTTACCTGGTTGAAAAAGAGCCGAGCATTGGGGGCCATATGGCCCAGCTTGACAAGACCTTTCCCACCAATGACTGCTCCATGTGAATACTCGCACCCAAACTGGTCGAGGTCGGCCGGCATCCCAATATAGAGGTCCTGACCTATACTGAAGTTGACAGTGTAGTAGGGGAATCAGGAAACTTCAACGTAACGCTGATTAAAAAGCCCAGATATATCATAGAGAGCAAATGCACGGGTTGTACTACCTGTGTAGAATACTGCCCCGTCAAGTATCCTGATCAGTATAATCAGGAAATATCGAAGAATAAAGCCGTCCATGTATATTTCGCTCAGGCAATTCCACTTGTCACTTATATAGATGAAAGCTGTCTTTACCTTAAAGAGAATAAATGTCGTATTTGCGAAGCAGTATGTAAGAATAACGCCATAGATTTAAAACAAGCGCCGGAGAAGGTAGAAATAAATGTAGGGGCCATAATTCTGTCTCCTGGCCTTGAGCCATTTGATCCTAAGGTGAGGGAGGAATATCGCTACGGAGAGTTTGTGAACGTGGTAACCGGTATGGACTATGAACGGCTGTTATGCGCCACCGGGCCATACGAAGGTGAGATACTGCGTGCTTCCGACAAGAAGCATCCCCATAAAATAGCCTGGATTCAATGCGTCGGTTCCAGACAGGTTATCGAGGGCGGTAACAGCTATTGTTCAGCCGTATGCTGCACCTATGCCCAGAAACATGTGATTTTGACAAAAGATCATGACGCGGAGGCAGAGTGTACGATATTCCATAACGATATTCGTTCCTATGGGAAGGATTTTGAGCGATTCTACGAAAGAACAGAGAAACTTCCCGGGGTTCGGTTTATCAGAAGCTACACATCAATAGTAAAAGAGAACCCGGAAACCAGGAATGTAACCATACGGTATTCTACACCCGACGATGGTGTAAAAGAGGAAGAATTCGATATGGTGGTATTATCCATTGGATTGAATCCTCCCGCTGATGTGAAGGGCCTGGCAAAAAAATACGGCATTGAACTCGATCCTCACGATTTTTGTAAGCTCAATCCTGTCAATCCTATGGAGACCAACAGGCCTGGGATCTTTGTAAGCGGAGGCTTCCAGGGTCCTATAGATATTCCCGAGTCGGTTTTTAGCGCCAGCGGAGCTAGTTCCCAATGTGGTGAACTCCTTGACTACAGGCGAGGAAATCTTGACAAAGAAAGGATATATCCGCCGGAAAGGGATGTCTCGGGAGAGGAGCCAAGGATAGGAGTCTTTGTGTGTCATTGTGGGGCTAATATCGGAAGGATAGTAAATGTTCCTTCCACAGTTGAATATGCCTTAACCTTACCGAATGTTGTCTACGCTCAGGAACAGCTATTTTCATGTGCTACTAATTCTGCCCAAGAAATAACAGACAAGACAAAGGAAAAAGGGCTCAATCGAGTGGTTGTCGCTGCCTGCTCCCCCAGGACCCTTGAACCGTTATTCCGGGACACCGTTCGGGAGGCGGGAATTAATCAATATTACTACGAAATGGCTAATATTAGGGAGCATAACTCCTGGGTCCACTCTAAAGAAAAGGAAGAGGCCACAGAGAAGGCACAGGATATAATCCGGATGTCGGTAGCACGAGCTTGCCATTTGGAGCCATTACAGGAATTTGATCTGCCAGTAAATAAAACGGCGTTAGTGGTTGGTGGAGGTATAGCCGGCATGAATTGTGCTCTCTCCATAGCGAATCAGGGACATGAGGTTTACCTGTTGGAAAAGGATACAAACCTTGGGGGAATAGCACGAAGAATTCATTCCACGCTGGAAGGACTCGATGTTCAGGCCTATTTGCGTGATCTTATGAGAAAGGTTTACCAGCACCCCTTAGTACATGTATATACTGATGCCATCATCACGGAGGCTACAGGTTATGTTGGGAATTTCGTAACCAGGGTGAAGTCTGAAAGAGGGGTCACAGAGATAAAACATGGTGCAGCCGTCATCGCTATAGGTGCTGATGTATATACACCTACCGAATACCTTTATGGAGAAGATGACAGGGTAATGACCCACCTTGAGTTGGATGAGCGGATCAACAAAGGAGAAGAAAAGGTAATTAACGCAGAAAGTCTCGTGATGATCCAATGTGTAGGCTGCAGACAGGAAGACAGAAATTACTGCAGCAGGATATGCTGTAGCGAGTCTATAAAGAACGCATTGAAACTGAAAGAGATAAACCCCAAGATGGATATATACATCCTCTTTCGGGATATGAGAACGTATGGATTCAAAGAGGATTATTACCGGGAAGCGGCAGATAAAGATGTAAAGTTCATCCGCTATGAGCCGGAGGATAAACCTCAGGTGAAACCTGGTAAGTCGGATGAGGGTCGGCCTGTTCTAAAGGTTACTGCGACAGATTATATTCTAGGTAAAAAGCTTGAATTAGATGCTGATATCATTGCTTTGGCTGCCGCTGTTGTTCCCTCCGCAGCAACCAAGGAAGTAGCCGGACAATTCAAGGTAACTTTGAGCCCGGATGGCTTCTTCAAAGAAGCCCATGTCAAATTAAGACCTGTTGAGTTTGCTACAGACGGCGTTTATCTTTGTGGATTGGCTCACTATCCTAAGTTTATACAGGAAACGATTAACCAGGCTTATGGAGCTGCAGGCCGGGCTTTAACCCTTCTCTCGCATGATACAGTCGTCGCCTCCGGCTCTGTGTGCGAGGTGAATGAGAGTAAGTGTATGGGGTGTGGGGCATGTATCTCAGTCTGTACGTATGGTGCCTTAGAGTTTCGTGATACAAAACAAGGCAAAAAGGCTGTAGTTAATCCTGTTCTCTGTAAAGGAGATGGTCTCTGTAACTCAAAGTGTCCAACAGGGGCTATTTCACTAAAGCACTATACCGATGAAGAGCTCTTGAGCGAAATTGATGCGGCGGTTGGAGATGTGTAG